A genomic segment from [Flavobacterium] thermophilum encodes:
- a CDS encoding Adenine specific DNA methylase Mod, which yields MDEKQLSLLDDHEQADNGPVVCLGMTFKNDEERREYFRNELRKKLPELKKIEGFPIGDDEDIIALSDPPYYTACPNPWINDFIEEWEREKKEKYGRDENEEYHREPFAADVSEGKNDPIYNAHSYHTKVPHKAIMRYILHYTNPGDIVFDGFAGTGMTGVAAQLCGNRKEVEELGYKVEDNGNIFEEINGELHYVSQLGTRHAIVSDISPIATFISYNYNNSANISRFKEKSNEIINKLEDEYGWIYTTLRKEHSKKAEELLKKNFSIDALKEYIRQNSTLFAKINYIVWSDILYCPNCLEQLTFWDISVDQKTYALKETMSCPYCQAIISKNKMERSWETIYDEEIDSTIKVIKRVPILINYSIGNKRFEKKPDEFDHFILKKIKEIKIPARFPTDRIPNGDKTREPIRLGLTHTHHFYTKRNLLSLSLLWEESNKEPLLKLSLTSIIIKTASLLHNIGLKKGKINLAGALPNTLYVPSNLAERNIFELLRGKINDLVNAQLERLNKNNIVSCIPCSEIEKMGNLESSVDYIFIDPPFGANLMYSELNFLWESWLGVKTNNTLEAIENKTQNKKLSDYHKLMTDAFKTCYKLLKPGKWMTVEFSNTRASVWNVIQNAIQEAGFIIANVSALNKGQGTFNSQTNPTSVKQDLVITAYKPSVKITDFIKNNGENENIVWLFLEEHLKKLPVFVGSKGQGTLILERTPRILFDRMVAYHVQNGLPVPISSAEFQAKVAQRFPMRDGMVFLESQVAEYDKKRTLVKEFVQMSLFVTDETSAIEWLRQQLLKKPQTRQDLHPNFMKEIQHIAKHEKLPELDDLLEQNFLKYEGDGPVPDQIASYLRRNYKDLRGLENDDPQLKEKAMNRWYVPDPNKQADLEKLREKALLREFEGYVEELSKSKKKLKQFRTEAIRAGFKKAWSEKDYETIVKVGERLPENVIQEDDKLLMYYDNAQIRLGM from the coding sequence TTGGACGAAAAACAACTATCGCTTCTTGATGATCATGAACAAGCAGACAACGGTCCCGTTGTCTGCTTAGGCATGACATTTAAAAATGATGAAGAACGGCGCGAATACTTTCGTAACGAACTGCGCAAAAAACTGCCGGAACTAAAAAAAATCGAAGGATTTCCAATCGGGGATGATGAAGATATTATCGCACTATCTGACCCGCCGTACTACACCGCATGCCCGAATCCGTGGATTAACGATTTTATTGAAGAATGGGAACGGGAAAAGAAAGAAAAGTATGGTAGAGATGAGAATGAGGAGTATCATCGGGAGCCATTTGCGGCGGATGTGAGTGAGGGGAAGAATGATCCGATTTATAATGCTCACAGCTATCATACGAAAGTGCCCCATAAAGCGATTATGCGTTATATTTTGCATTACACGAATCCCGGAGATATCGTCTTTGATGGCTTTGCCGGCACGGGGATGACAGGAGTGGCTGCCCAGTTATGTGGAAATAGAAAAGAAGTTGAAGAATTAGGATACAAAGTAGAAGATAATGGGAATATATTTGAAGAAATTAATGGTGAATTACATTACGTTTCACAGTTAGGTACAAGGCATGCAATTGTAAGTGATATTTCACCTATTGCTACATTTATATCTTACAATTATAATAATTCAGCCAATATATCCAGATTTAAAGAAAAGTCAAATGAGATTATTAATAAACTTGAAGATGAATATGGTTGGATTTATACCACATTAAGAAAAGAGCATTCCAAAAAAGCTGAGGAATTATTAAAAAAGAATTTCTCCATTGATGCTTTAAAAGAATATATTAGACAAAATTCAACTTTATTTGCGAAAATTAATTATATTGTTTGGAGTGATATACTATACTGTCCTAATTGTTTAGAACAATTAACCTTTTGGGATATTTCTGTTGATCAAAAAACATATGCTCTTAAAGAAACTATGAGTTGTCCTTATTGTCAAGCGATAATATCAAAAAATAAAATGGAGAGGAGTTGGGAAACTATATACGATGAGGAAATTGACTCAACAATTAAGGTAATAAAAAGAGTACCTATATTAATAAATTATTCGATTGGTAACAAAAGATTTGAGAAAAAACCTGATGAATTTGATCATTTTATATTAAAGAAAATAAAAGAAATCAAAATACCTGCGCGATTTCCTACAGATAGAATTCCAAATGGAGATAAAACTCGTGAACCAATTAGATTGGGATTAACACATACCCATCACTTTTATACAAAAAGAAATCTGCTCAGTTTATCTTTACTTTGGGAAGAAAGTAATAAGGAGCCTCTATTAAAGCTAAGTTTAACTTCCATAATTATTAAAACAGCTAGTTTACTTCATAATATTGGTTTAAAGAAAGGGAAAATAAATTTAGCAGGTGCACTTCCTAATACTTTATATGTTCCTAGTAATTTGGCAGAAAGGAATATTTTTGAGCTATTACGTGGAAAAATTAACGATCTAGTCAATGCACAATTAGAAAGGTTAAATAAAAATAACATAGTTTCTTGTATCCCTTGTAGTGAAATAGAGAAAATGGGAAATCTTGAGTCATCTGTAGATTATATTTTTATTGATCCCCCTTTTGGAGCAAATTTAATGTATTCCGAGTTAAACTTTCTATGGGAATCTTGGTTAGGAGTAAAAACCAATAATACCCTTGAAGCAATTGAAAATAAAACTCAAAACAAGAAACTTAGTGATTATCATAAATTGATGACTGACGCTTTTAAAACATGCTACAAGCTGTTGAAACCTGGTAAATGGATGACCGTTGAATTTTCTAATACCAGAGCTAGTGTTTGGAATGTCATTCAAAATGCAATCCAAGAAGCTGGGTTTATTATTGCAAATGTATCCGCTCTTAATAAAGGGCAGGGAACTTTTAATTCGCAAACAAATCCAACATCTGTAAAACAAGATTTAGTTATTACAGCCTATAAACCATCTGTTAAGATAACAGATTTCATAAAAAACAATGGAGAAAATGAAAATATTGTATGGCTCTTTTTAGAGGAACATTTAAAAAAATTGCCTGTTTTTGTTGGAAGTAAAGGACAGGGTACCTTAATATTAGAACGCACACCACGCATTTTATTCGATCGTATGGTGGCGTATCACGTGCAAAACGGTTTGCCTGTTCCGATTTCATCGGCAGAGTTCCAGGCAAAAGTGGCACAGCGGTTCCCAATGCGTGACGGGATGGTATTTTTAGAAAGCCAAGTCGCAGAATATGACAAGAAACGGACGTTAGTAAAAGAATTTGTGCAAATGAGCTTGTTTGTAACGGATGAAACGAGCGCGATTGAATGGCTGCGCCAGCAGTTATTAAAGAAACCGCAAACGCGCCAAGATTTGCATCCAAACTTTATGAAAGAAATCCAGCATATTGCCAAACATGAGAAACTGCCAGAACTTGACGATTTGCTCGAGCAAAACTTCCTAAAATACGAAGGCGACGGGCCGGTGCCAGATCAAATCGCCAGCTATCTCCGTCGAAATTATAAAGATTTGCGTGGATTGGAAAACGATGATCCGCAGCTGAAAGAAAAAGCGATGAACCGCTGGTATGTGCCGGATCCGAACAAGCAGGCAGATTTAGAGAAATTGCGTGAGAAAGCGCTGCTTCGGGAGTTTGAAGGATACGTAGAAGAATTGAGCAAGAGCAAGAAAAAGTTGAAACAGTTCCGTACGGAAGCGATCCGCGCAGGATTTAAGAAGGCATGGAGCGAAAAAGATTACGAAACGATCGTGAAAGTCGGTGAACGTCTTCCGGAAAACGTTATTCAAGAGGATGATAAACTGTTAATGTATTACGATAATGCGCAAATCCGTTTAGGAATGTAA